A window of Phycobacter azelaicus contains these coding sequences:
- a CDS encoding AI-2E family transporter, producing the protein MSRLALVTYSLALLLMVGWLLTAGQTILLPILIAIIAVYILTTAAEVLERVPIVGSLPRTIRRLLVLLGILATFMVLASFITASATAISAALPQYAANLDKLQHELLTYLGVDEVPSWANIGESLLDLIDATTLMPAMLATISNGGTLIVGAALYAVFILTELDRLPEKTLKAMNDPEDAARTLELARKINDKIGGYLAAKTLVNVVLGLISYAILLMLGIAHPAFWAILIGLLNYIPYIGSIIAVFFPVTISLIQFGSFGHAALALITLMTPQMIIAYYIEPKYLGQSVNLSPFSVLLALALWTELWGMTGAILAVPLTAMVMIILAEIPNTRWLAVMMSENGQI; encoded by the coding sequence ATGAGCAGACTGGCCCTCGTCACCTATTCCCTGGCCCTGTTGCTGATGGTGGGCTGGTTGTTGACCGCCGGACAGACTATCCTCCTGCCGATCCTCATCGCCATTATAGCAGTCTATATTTTGACCACCGCCGCTGAGGTACTGGAACGAGTGCCCATTGTTGGCAGCCTTCCCCGCACCATCCGGCGCCTTCTGGTTCTTCTGGGAATCCTTGCCACTTTCATGGTGCTGGCCTCTTTCATTACGGCGAGCGCCACCGCGATTTCGGCGGCCCTGCCGCAATATGCGGCGAACCTGGACAAACTTCAGCATGAGTTGTTGACCTATCTTGGCGTGGATGAGGTTCCGAGCTGGGCCAACATTGGTGAGAGCCTGCTAGACCTCATTGACGCAACCACTCTGATGCCCGCCATGCTCGCCACCATCAGCAATGGCGGCACCCTGATCGTGGGCGCCGCGCTCTACGCGGTTTTTATCCTGACCGAGCTGGACCGGCTGCCGGAAAAGACCCTAAAAGCCATGAATGATCCCGAAGACGCTGCGCGCACCCTGGAGCTGGCGCGCAAGATCAACGACAAGATCGGCGGGTATCTTGCAGCCAAGACACTGGTGAACGTGGTCTTGGGCCTCATCTCCTATGCCATCCTGCTGATGCTGGGGATCGCACATCCGGCCTTCTGGGCGATCCTGATCGGACTGCTTAATTACATTCCTTACATCGGCTCGATCATAGCGGTGTTCTTTCCGGTCACCATCAGCCTGATCCAGTTCGGATCTTTTGGCCATGCGGCGCTGGCGCTGATAACGCTGATGACTCCGCAGATGATCATCGCCTACTACATTGAGCCAAAGTATCTCGGCCAATCTGTCAACCTCAGCCCCTTTTCGGTGCTTCTGGCCCTTGCACTCTGGACCGAGCTTTGGGGAATGACCGGCGCGATCCTGGCCGTGCCCCTCACCGCCATGGTCATGATTATCCTCGCAGAGATTCCCAACACGCGCTGGCTGGCGGTCATGATGTCGGAAAACGGTCAGATCTGA
- the serB gene encoding phosphoserine phosphatase SerB, whose amino-acid sequence MHTVTLLCNPAARCLESALVESLRNAWGGGEARWLSPDVAAEFSIEAVPDNQWTVWEDLQEISVDLVIQPCEARQKKMLLADMDSTMIQQECIDELAEVAGVGERVKDITARAMNGELDFEGALTERVALLKGLPESMITEVLNTRISLMPGGKQLVATMKANGAYAALVSGGFTAFTAKVAAELGFDENRANTLLTTGKSLSGDVARPILGREAKVNALEEITAQLGISEADVIAVGDGANDLGMLKRAGAGVALHAKPSVAAQCDIRINHGDLTALLYIQGYAQDDFKG is encoded by the coding sequence ATGCACACCGTCACCCTGCTTTGCAATCCTGCGGCACGCTGCCTTGAGTCGGCGCTGGTCGAGTCCCTGCGCAATGCATGGGGCGGCGGCGAAGCCCGCTGGCTGTCCCCCGATGTTGCGGCAGAGTTCTCGATTGAAGCAGTGCCTGACAACCAGTGGACGGTCTGGGAAGATCTGCAAGAAATTTCAGTCGATCTGGTGATCCAACCCTGCGAAGCTCGCCAAAAGAAAATGCTTCTTGCGGATATGGACTCGACCATGATCCAGCAGGAATGCATTGATGAGCTGGCCGAGGTCGCAGGTGTTGGCGAGCGCGTCAAGGACATCACAGCCCGCGCCATGAACGGCGAGTTGGACTTTGAAGGCGCCCTCACCGAACGCGTGGCTCTTCTTAAAGGCCTGCCGGAAAGCATGATCACAGAGGTGCTGAACACCCGCATCTCCTTGATGCCAGGCGGCAAGCAATTGGTCGCGACGATGAAGGCAAACGGCGCCTATGCGGCGCTGGTCTCTGGGGGCTTCACCGCCTTCACCGCCAAGGTCGCCGCCGAACTGGGTTTTGATGAGAACCGCGCCAACACGCTACTGACGACAGGGAAATCGCTGAGCGGAGACGTGGCCCGCCCAATTCTGGGGCGCGAGGCAAAAGTCAACGCGCTGGAGGAGATCACCGCACAGCTGGGCATTTCCGAAGCTGATGTGATCGCCGTCGGCGATGGAGCGAACGACCTTGGCATGCTCAAGCGTGCGGGCGCAGGCGTTGCTCTTCACGCCAAGCCGTCGGTCGCTGCCCAGTGCGACATCCGCATCAACCACGGCGATCTGACCGCGCTGCTCTATATTCAGGGCTATGCCCAGGACGACTTCAAAGGCTAA
- a CDS encoding TSUP family transporter — MAAGFVAGFIDAIAGGGGLITVPVLLIAGANPVTALATNKIQGLFGAATAALSYARGGHVDLRSQWGSALIAFGASIMGALLVSILPVEWIRMILPVLLIGIALFFAFKKGLGDLDRARRLSPALFAGTMVPLCAAYDGLLGPGAGSFYMLAFVSLAGYGILKATAHTKLLNLASNAGALAAFAFVATPWWITGLAMGAAQIAGARLGAIMAQKIGARLIKPLLVLTSVALAAKLIFDMV; from the coding sequence ATGGCTGCGGGATTTGTCGCCGGTTTCATTGATGCCATCGCGGGCGGCGGCGGGCTGATTACCGTGCCCGTGCTGCTCATTGCGGGCGCCAATCCGGTGACCGCCCTTGCGACCAACAAGATTCAAGGACTGTTCGGTGCCGCCACAGCAGCGCTGTCCTATGCACGCGGCGGCCATGTGGACCTGCGCAGCCAGTGGGGATCTGCGCTGATCGCCTTTGGCGCCTCTATCATGGGCGCTTTGCTGGTCTCGATCCTGCCGGTCGAATGGATCCGAATGATCCTGCCGGTTTTGCTCATCGGCATTGCACTGTTTTTTGCTTTCAAGAAGGGGCTTGGAGATCTGGACCGCGCGCGTCGCCTGTCTCCGGCACTCTTTGCGGGCACCATGGTGCCGCTCTGTGCTGCATACGACGGGCTTCTGGGACCGGGCGCCGGAAGTTTCTACATGCTCGCCTTCGTTTCACTGGCCGGATACGGAATCCTCAAGGCCACCGCCCATACAAAACTGCTGAACCTCGCCTCCAACGCAGGTGCACTGGCCGCCTTTGCCTTCGTCGCAACGCCATGGTGGATCACGGGACTCGCCATGGGTGCGGCACAGATAGCAGGAGCCAGACTGGGCGCCATAATGGCGCAAAAAATCGGCGCCCGCCTGATCAAGCCGCTGTTGGTCCTTACTTCTGTCGCGCTGGCTGCAAAGCTCATTTTCGACATGGTGTAG
- a CDS encoding asparaginase, with the protein MTNPVPMAEVWRGPLLESLHLGHAVVCDASGQIVRSWGDPDAVIYPRSSAKMIQALPLMSSGAAAKYGLTSEQLALACASHNGAHIHTDRVNAWLAQLGLSDSDFRCGPQEPADIPARNELIKTDQSPCQVHNNCSGKHAGFLTLSQHLGTGPEYVEMDHPVQQACLAAFEEVTGMDSPGHGIDGCSAPNFATSVHGLARAMGWFASAHTRSDRASEGAAHLVAAMAKHPELVAGETRACTNLMRAMGGRVAIKTGAEAVFVAILPEQQLGVALKIVDGATRASECAIATILVGLGVLEADHPETRKYMNAPLLNRRNIDCGAIRPSAELSF; encoded by the coding sequence ATGACAAATCCCGTTCCCATGGCCGAAGTCTGGCGCGGACCACTGCTGGAAAGCCTGCATCTGGGTCACGCGGTGGTCTGTGATGCGAGTGGCCAGATCGTGCGTAGCTGGGGAGATCCGGATGCGGTGATCTATCCGCGCAGTTCAGCAAAGATGATCCAGGCGTTGCCGCTGATGAGTTCGGGTGCGGCTGCCAAATATGGGCTGACGTCCGAGCAGCTGGCGCTTGCCTGCGCATCGCACAACGGCGCGCATATTCATACGGATCGGGTCAATGCCTGGCTTGCTCAACTTGGACTGTCGGACAGCGATTTCCGCTGTGGCCCGCAGGAGCCTGCCGATATCCCGGCCCGGAACGAGCTGATCAAGACGGATCAGTCTCCGTGTCAGGTGCATAACAACTGTTCGGGTAAGCATGCGGGTTTCCTGACGCTCAGTCAGCATCTGGGAACAGGGCCGGAATATGTCGAAATGGATCATCCCGTGCAGCAAGCCTGTCTTGCGGCTTTCGAAGAGGTAACGGGGATGGACAGTCCCGGCCATGGCATTGACGGTTGCTCGGCGCCGAACTTCGCCACCTCTGTGCATGGGCTGGCGCGGGCGATGGGGTGGTTTGCCTCTGCGCATACCCGCTCCGATCGAGCCTCGGAGGGCGCCGCGCATCTGGTCGCGGCGATGGCCAAGCACCCTGAGCTGGTTGCTGGCGAAACACGCGCCTGTACGAACCTGATGCGCGCCATGGGCGGGCGCGTTGCAATCAAGACCGGCGCCGAGGCGGTGTTTGTGGCGATCCTGCCCGAACAGCAGCTGGGCGTCGCGCTCAAGATCGTGGATGGTGCAACCCGCGCAAGCGAATGCGCCATCGCAACCATTCTTGTCGGTCTTGGCGTATTGGAAGCGGACCATCCCGAGACCCGCAAATACATGAACGCACCGCTCTTGAACCGCCGTAACATTGACTGCGGTGCAATCCGGCCATCTGCAGAACTCAGTTTCTGA
- a CDS encoding invasion associated locus B family protein codes for MASKLVRLAAGLCMAAMATTTQAQQATTDNRVGANVDWSVFQADNPKECWGVSAPKETVNTRDGRVVAVRRSDIQLFVLFRPDDSDKGQVSFTGGYPFAPGSTVNMVIGDSEFELFTEGEWAWPATPADDAKIITAMKRGADAVLTARSARGTQTKDRFSLLGFTAAFEDAEKRCTQ; via the coding sequence ATGGCATCGAAACTCGTCCGCTTGGCCGCGGGCCTGTGTATGGCCGCAATGGCCACCACCACGCAAGCACAGCAGGCAACGACAGACAACCGCGTTGGCGCAAACGTGGATTGGAGCGTCTTCCAGGCCGACAACCCCAAGGAATGCTGGGGCGTTTCTGCCCCGAAGGAAACGGTCAACACACGCGATGGCCGCGTCGTTGCAGTGCGTCGCAGTGACATCCAGCTTTTCGTCCTGTTCCGCCCCGATGACAGCGACAAGGGTCAGGTCAGCTTTACCGGCGGCTATCCTTTTGCACCGGGATCCACTGTGAACATGGTCATTGGCGACTCTGAGTTCGAACTCTTCACCGAGGGCGAATGGGCTTGGCCCGCAACGCCTGCGGATGACGCCAAGATCATCACCGCGATGAAACGGGGCGCCGATGCCGTGCTGACTGCGCGCTCGGCCCGAGGCACCCAGACCAAGGATCGCTTCTCGCTGTTGGGCTTCACCGCCGCATTCGAGGACGCCGAAAAGCGCTGCACGCAGTAA
- the rlmN gene encoding 23S rRNA (adenine(2503)-C(2))-methyltransferase RlmN, with amino-acid sequence MSANAPITQDVLTLPRKLPEGGKINLVGLTREQMRAVLIENGTPEKQAKMRVGQIWQWIYQWGKRDFAEMTNLAKAYRAQLAERFEIAIPEVVSKQVSNDGTRKYLVRIAGGHEVEVVYIPEEGRGTLCISSQVGCTLTCSFCHTGTQKLVRNLTAAEIVGQVMMARDDLEEWPVPGEPKDETRLLSNIVLMGMGEPLYNFDNVRDAMKIAMDPEGISLSRRRITLSTSGVVPEIARTAEEIGCLLAVSFHATTDEVRNKLVPINKRWNIEALLNALRDYPRLTNSERITFEYVMLKDVNDSDEDAHRLVELIKGIPAKVNLIPFNEWPGAPYKRSSNNRIHAFANIIYQAGYASPIRTPRGEDILAACGQLKSATERARKNRKQIEAEAGLSS; translated from the coding sequence ATGTCCGCCAATGCGCCGATCACCCAAGACGTTCTGACCCTGCCCCGCAAACTGCCCGAGGGCGGCAAGATCAACCTTGTGGGCCTCACCCGCGAGCAGATGCGCGCAGTACTCATCGAAAATGGCACGCCAGAAAAGCAGGCCAAGATGCGGGTCGGACAGATCTGGCAATGGATCTATCAATGGGGCAAACGCGACTTTGCCGAGATGACAAATCTCGCCAAGGCTTATCGCGCACAGCTGGCCGAACGCTTCGAGATCGCCATCCCCGAGGTGGTGAGCAAGCAGGTCTCAAACGACGGCACCCGCAAGTATCTGGTGCGCATTGCAGGCGGGCATGAGGTCGAGGTGGTCTACATCCCCGAAGAGGGGCGCGGCACGCTCTGTATCTCCAGCCAGGTAGGGTGCACCCTGACCTGCTCCTTCTGCCACACTGGCACCCAGAAACTGGTACGCAACCTGACAGCCGCCGAAATTGTCGGCCAGGTGATGATGGCGCGCGACGATTTGGAGGAATGGCCGGTTCCGGGCGAACCCAAGGACGAGACCCGCCTTCTGTCCAATATCGTTCTGATGGGCATGGGCGAGCCGCTTTATAACTTTGACAACGTGCGCGATGCGATGAAAATCGCCATGGATCCCGAGGGGATTTCCCTCTCGCGCCGCCGCATCACCCTGTCCACGTCGGGCGTAGTGCCGGAAATAGCCCGCACCGCCGAGGAAATCGGCTGTCTTCTGGCGGTATCCTTCCATGCTACCACGGACGAGGTGCGCAACAAACTGGTGCCGATCAACAAACGCTGGAACATTGAGGCGCTTCTTAACGCGCTGCGCGACTATCCGCGCCTGACCAACTCCGAACGTATCACCTTTGAATACGTGATGCTGAAGGACGTGAACGACAGCGACGAAGATGCCCACCGGCTGGTGGAACTGATCAAGGGCATTCCGGCCAAGGTGAACCTCATTCCATTCAACGAATGGCCTGGCGCACCTTACAAACGTTCGTCGAACAACCGCATCCACGCCTTTGCCAACATCATCTATCAGGCCGGCTATGCGTCGCCCATCCGTACGCCACGCGGCGAGGATATCCTGGCCGCCTGTGGTCAGCTCAAGTCCGCGACCGAGCGCGCCAGAAAGAACCGCAAGCAGATTGAAGCAGAGGCCGGACTATCGTCCTGA
- a CDS encoding LOG family protein, translating into MSDDRKSPFPDALSDRSRAEHIPLTPQTRSPSYKLAFADNDFMLRDELRPVRLQLELLKPQLLLDEKGIESTIVMFGGARIPSPENRDQARTQTLADLSHFYDEAREFARLMTVESLKSSGHHNVVVTGGGPGVMEAGNLGAVDAGGHSIGLGIVLPHEQAPNEYVTPELSFNFHYFAVRKMHFLMRARAITVFPGGFGTLDELFESLTLIQTGRMERVPFILFGRAFWEKIINWEALADAGTISDRDLDLFRFVETAQEAADIIENWEPAPARDTLPDRNR; encoded by the coding sequence ATGAGTGATGATCGCAAAAGCCCCTTTCCCGACGCCCTGTCCGACCGCAGCCGCGCCGAGCATATTCCGCTGACACCGCAAACGCGTTCCCCGTCGTACAAGCTGGCCTTTGCCGATAACGATTTCATGCTGCGGGACGAGCTGCGCCCGGTGCGGTTGCAGTTGGAATTACTGAAACCTCAGCTTTTGCTGGATGAAAAGGGAATCGAAAGCACCATCGTCATGTTTGGTGGTGCGCGCATTCCGAGCCCGGAGAACAGAGACCAGGCGCGTACCCAGACTCTCGCGGATCTGTCGCATTTCTATGACGAGGCGCGCGAGTTCGCGCGGCTAATGACGGTGGAGTCTCTGAAATCTTCTGGTCATCACAACGTGGTGGTGACGGGTGGCGGTCCCGGCGTCATGGAGGCGGGCAACCTTGGCGCCGTGGATGCAGGTGGGCATTCCATCGGATTGGGGATCGTTCTGCCGCACGAACAGGCGCCAAACGAGTACGTGACGCCAGAGCTAAGTTTCAATTTCCACTATTTTGCAGTGCGCAAGATGCACTTCCTGATGCGCGCGCGGGCGATCACCGTGTTCCCGGGCGGTTTTGGGACGCTGGATGAGCTGTTCGAGAGCCTCACCCTCATTCAGACCGGGCGGATGGAGCGGGTGCCCTTCATCCTGTTTGGTCGTGCCTTCTGGGAGAAGATCATCAATTGGGAGGCCCTTGCCGATGCCGGGACCATCTCAGACCGTGATCTTGACCTGTTCCGGTTTGTCGAAACGGCTCAGGAGGCTGCGGACATCATCGAAAACTGGGAGCCGGCGCCAGCGCGAGACACGCTGCCAGACCGCAATCGCTGA
- a CDS encoding threonine/serine dehydratase, with product MNWTGEITKAAERINGHVQITPVLLTQGFGLTFPIEMKLEHMQHTGSFKARGAFNTLLSSEVPEAGLVAASGGNHGAAVAYAASKLGHKARIYVPEMAGPAKISLIRDAGADLQVVPGAYANALELAQAYEAETGAMQVHAYDAPGTVAGQGTCFSEWEEQGLEADTVVIAVGGGGLIAGALAWFDGRKKIVAVEPHTSCALHAALQADAPVDVEVSGVAANALGAKRIGSICFDQAKEKGVTSVTVSDDAITAAQSALWRERRILTEPAGATTLAALMSGAYKPEPGERVAVLVCGGNIAPDPLASQG from the coding sequence ATGAATTGGACAGGCGAAATCACCAAGGCAGCAGAGCGTATCAACGGCCATGTGCAGATCACGCCTGTTCTGCTCACACAGGGATTTGGGCTGACCTTCCCGATTGAGATGAAGCTGGAGCACATGCAGCATACTGGCAGCTTCAAGGCCCGCGGTGCTTTCAACACCCTCCTGAGCAGCGAAGTACCCGAGGCGGGCCTCGTCGCGGCTTCGGGGGGCAACCACGGAGCGGCCGTCGCCTATGCGGCCAGCAAGCTGGGCCACAAGGCGCGGATCTATGTGCCCGAGATGGCCGGCCCCGCCAAGATTTCCCTGATCCGAGATGCAGGTGCGGATCTGCAGGTGGTGCCCGGCGCCTATGCCAATGCCCTGGAGCTGGCACAAGCCTACGAGGCCGAGACCGGCGCCATGCAGGTCCACGCCTATGATGCCCCCGGCACCGTCGCCGGTCAGGGCACCTGCTTTTCAGAATGGGAAGAGCAAGGGCTTGAAGCGGATACCGTGGTGATCGCGGTCGGCGGCGGCGGCCTGATTGCCGGTGCGCTCGCCTGGTTTGACGGCAGGAAAAAGATAGTTGCGGTCGAACCTCATACCTCCTGCGCGCTCCATGCGGCGCTGCAAGCAGATGCTCCGGTGGATGTGGAAGTTTCGGGCGTTGCCGCCAATGCCCTTGGCGCCAAACGCATCGGCTCGATCTGCTTTGATCAGGCAAAGGAAAAGGGTGTGACCTCCGTCACAGTATCGGACGATGCTATCACTGCGGCGCAATCAGCGCTCTGGCGCGAGCGGCGCATCCTGACCGAACCCGCAGGCGCCACCACGCTGGCGGCCCTGATGTCTGGCGCCTACAAGCCCGAACCCGGTGAGCGCGTCGCTGTGTTGGTCTGTGGTGGCAATATCGCCCCAGATCCGCTGGCATCGCAAGGCTAA
- a CDS encoding GntR family transcriptional regulator: MTATIADRIYLELSERIVTGQLPAGEKLRQDHIAREFETSHVPVREALLRLEAHGLAYSQPRRGTRVTALDPAEIREVIEMRVALEVLALTHAFARLSDTDTKAADAARIACDEATDMASWERLNRQFHRTILSPCGMPRLLAAIDDLHIASARHLFANWKHQWRPRADKDHAAIVQAMLRRDAAAGCEILRRHLRRVR, translated from the coding sequence ATGACCGCCACGATTGCAGACAGGATCTATCTGGAGCTCAGCGAGCGTATCGTCACCGGGCAGCTGCCTGCGGGCGAAAAGCTGCGCCAGGACCATATCGCGCGCGAGTTCGAAACCAGTCATGTGCCCGTGCGCGAGGCCCTGTTGCGGCTTGAAGCCCACGGTCTTGCCTATTCGCAGCCGCGCCGTGGCACCCGCGTGACCGCCCTTGACCCGGCCGAGATCCGCGAAGTGATAGAGATGCGCGTGGCGCTTGAGGTGCTGGCGCTCACACACGCTTTTGCCCGGCTGAGCGATACAGACACCAAAGCGGCAGACGCCGCACGCATCGCCTGCGATGAGGCAACCGATATGGCCTCCTGGGAGCGGCTGAACCGCCAGTTTCATCGCACCATCCTGTCGCCATGCGGCATGCCGCGCCTTCTGGCGGCCATCGACGATCTGCACATCGCTTCGGCCCGGCATCTGTTTGCGAACTGGAAACACCAGTGGCGCCCGCGCGCCGATAAGGATCACGCCGCCATCGTTCAGGCCATGCTGCGGCGGGATGCGGCGGCGGGATGCGAGATTCTGCGCCGCCACCTGCGCCGGGTGCGATAG
- the dapD gene encoding 2,3,4,5-tetrahydropyridine-2,6-dicarboxylate N-succinyltransferase — translation MSNAQLEAAIEAAWEARDTITPATSGETREAIEDTLNALDSGSLRVAEKLENGDWHVNQWAKKAVLLGFRIKDMEIQTGGPQDSGWWDKVDSKFKGWGENQWKAAGFRAVPNCVVRKSAFIAPGVVLMPSFVNLGAYVDEGTMVDTWATVGSCAQIGKNVHLSGGVGIGGVLEPMQAGPTIIEDNCFIGARSEVVEGCIVREGSVLGMGVYIGKSTKIVDRETGEVMYGEVPPYSVVVSGSMPSKNGINLYCAVIVKRVDAQTRSKTGINELLRD, via the coding sequence ATGTCCAACGCACAGCTGGAAGCCGCAATCGAAGCCGCCTGGGAGGCGCGTGATACCATCACCCCCGCAACTTCGGGCGAAACGCGGGAAGCGATCGAGGATACTCTGAACGCTCTGGATTCCGGCAGCCTGCGCGTCGCCGAAAAGCTGGAGAATGGCGACTGGCACGTGAACCAATGGGCAAAAAAAGCCGTTCTCTTGGGCTTCCGCATCAAGGACATGGAGATCCAGACCGGTGGTCCGCAGGACTCTGGCTGGTGGGACAAGGTCGACAGCAAGTTCAAGGGCTGGGGCGAAAACCAGTGGAAGGCCGCCGGTTTCCGGGCCGTGCCGAACTGCGTCGTGCGCAAATCCGCCTTTATCGCGCCGGGCGTGGTGCTGATGCCCTCCTTCGTGAACCTCGGCGCCTATGTGGATGAAGGCACCATGGTCGATACCTGGGCCACCGTCGGCTCTTGTGCGCAGATCGGCAAGAACGTGCACCTGTCGGGCGGCGTCGGCATTGGCGGCGTGCTGGAACCGATGCAGGCCGGCCCCACCATCATCGAAGACAACTGCTTCATTGGTGCGCGTTCGGAAGTGGTCGAAGGCTGCATCGTGCGCGAAGGCTCGGTTCTGGGCATGGGCGTTTACATTGGCAAATCGACCAAGATCGTCGACCGCGAAACCGGTGAGGTCATGTACGGCGAAGTGCCGCCCTATTCGGTGGTGGTCTCCGGTTCCATGCCGTCGAAGAACGGCATCAACCTTTACTGCGCGGTGATCGTGAAGCGCGTGGATGCGCAGACCCGCTCCAAGACCGGCATCAACGAGCTGCTGCGCGACTGA
- the hutU gene encoding urocanate hydratase — protein MTDPRKNNRDIYPPTGPEISAKSWLTEAPLRMLMNNLHPDVAENPHELVVYGGIGRAARTWKDFDLIVDSLRNLEDDQTLLVQSGKPVGIFQTHREAPRVLIANSNLVPRWATWDHFNELDRKGLMMYGQMTAGSWIYIGTQGIVQGTYETFAEAGRQHYGGDLGGKWILTGGLGGMGGAQPLAAVMAGACCLAVECNPDSIDFRLRTRYLDEQTDSLDEALAMIARWTAAGEAKSVGLLGNAAEVFPELVRRGIRPDLVTDQTSAHDPVNGYLPLGWTMGEWIEKRETDPKAVEKAARASMKVQVEAMCQFHAMGIPTVDYGNNIRQMALEEGLTNAFDFPGFVPAYIRPLFCRGIGPFRWCALSGDPEDIRKTDAKMKELFPENEGLHRWLDMAEERIAFQGLPARICWIGLGDRHRAGLAFNEMVRNGELSAPVVIGRDHLDSGSVASPNRETEAMLDGSDAVSDWPLLNALLNTASGATWVSLHHGGGVGMGFSQHSGVVICCDGSEDADRRIERVLWNDPATGVMRHADAGYEIAKDCARQHQLTLPGIL, from the coding sequence ATGACCGATCCCCGCAAGAACAACCGCGACATCTATCCGCCCACGGGACCCGAGATCAGCGCCAAGTCCTGGTTGACCGAGGCGCCCTTGCGGATGCTGATGAACAACCTGCACCCCGATGTGGCCGAGAACCCGCATGAATTGGTGGTCTATGGCGGCATCGGGCGGGCGGCGCGAACCTGGAAGGATTTTGACCTCATCGTCGACAGCCTGCGGAACCTGGAAGACGATCAGACCCTTCTGGTGCAATCGGGCAAACCCGTCGGCATCTTCCAAACCCACAGGGAGGCGCCGCGCGTGTTGATTGCCAATTCGAACCTGGTGCCGCGCTGGGCGACCTGGGACCATTTCAACGAACTCGATCGCAAGGGGCTCATGATGTACGGTCAAATGACCGCCGGGTCCTGGATCTACATCGGCACGCAAGGCATCGTGCAGGGCACCTATGAGACCTTTGCCGAGGCCGGGCGCCAGCACTATGGCGGAGACCTCGGCGGCAAATGGATCCTGACCGGTGGCCTCGGCGGCATGGGCGGCGCGCAGCCGCTTGCGGCGGTGATGGCCGGGGCCTGCTGTCTTGCGGTGGAATGCAACCCGGACAGCATCGATTTCCGCCTGCGCACGCGCTACCTCGATGAGCAGACCGACAGCCTGGACGAGGCGCTGGCGATGATCGCCCGCTGGACCGCTGCGGGAGAGGCGAAATCGGTGGGCCTCTTGGGCAATGCCGCCGAGGTCTTTCCCGAACTGGTGCGGCGTGGCATACGTCCCGATCTGGTCACGGATCAGACTTCGGCCCATGATCCGGTCAATGGCTACCTGCCGCTGGGCTGGACCATGGGGGAGTGGATCGAGAAACGCGAAACCGACCCTAAAGCGGTGGAAAAGGCCGCCCGCGCCAGCATGAAAGTGCAGGTCGAGGCCATGTGCCAGTTCCACGCGATGGGCATTCCCACCGTTGACTATGGCAACAACATCCGCCAGATGGCGTTGGAGGAAGGGCTCACGAACGCCTTCGATTTCCCCGGTTTCGTTCCTGCCTATATCCGCCCGCTGTTCTGCCGGGGCATTGGCCCCTTCCGCTGGTGTGCCCTGTCGGGCGATCCCGAGGATATCCGCAAGACCGACGCCAAGATGAAAGAGCTGTTCCCCGAAAACGAAGGTTTGCACCGCTGGCTGGATATGGCAGAGGAGCGGATCGCGTTTCAGGGTCTGCCCGCACGGATCTGCTGGATTGGGCTAGGCGATCGCCACCGGGCCGGGCTGGCCTTCAACGAGATGGTCCGCAATGGCGAGCTGTCCGCGCCGGTGGTCATTGGCCGCGACCATCTGGACAGTGGCTCTGTCGCCTCTCCCAATCGCGAGACAGAGGCTATGCTGGATGGCTCGGATGCGGTGTCGGATTGGCCGCTCTTGAATGCGCTGCTCAATACAGCCTCGGGTGCGACCTGGGTGTCGCTGCACCATGGAGGCGGGGTTGGTATGGGCTTTTCTCAGCACTCCGGCGTAGTGATCTGCTGTGATGGCAGTGAAGACGCCGACCGCCGCATCGAGCGGGTGCTTTGGAACGATCCGGCCACCGGGGTCATGCGACATGCGGATGCAGGATACGAGATCGCAAAGGACTGTGCGCGTCAGCATCAACTGACCCTTCCGGGGATCCTCTAA